The window AGCGGAAACATCGTCCCGAAAGTGGTCCGCCTCCTCAAGGGAGCGGCTGGGGTTCTCTCGGACCAGGAGCTCAGGCGCTGGATACTTGAGGCCTTCGACCTTCTGGACGCCAAGGGCCTGGAGCCGGCCGTCCGCTTCCTCTCGGCCAACGACGAGGCCTCTCTCCGAGCGTGGAGCGCCCCCCGGGGGCTGGAGTTCGACGATGTCTCGGCCACCCTGGAGACCTACATCCGCGGCATATCCGGGCGGGACTTCGCGGTAAAGCCTACGGAGGATACCTGTTACACGGACACCGCCGGGATTTTCCTTCCACGGAAGATGGCCCTTTTCACCCGGCGCGACAAGAACTTTCTCGCCTACAAGCTCATGGCCACCCATGCCTGGGCCCAGATAGAGTTGGAGACCTTCGCCCCCGTCCGCAGAAACGGGGAGAGCAAGGACATCGAGGAGTACTTCGGACAGTTCGAGGAAAGGGAGCTCGCCATCGACGTCTTCAACATCCTGGAGGCCTTGAGGGTGGAGAGCTTCCTCGGAGAAAACCTTCCGGGCCTTCTCCGGGCCGCACGCGAAGTAAAGGAGAAGGTCCTTGTCGCGCTCCCGGAGCAAGACGGGCGGACCGCCCGAAGCGCCTTCGTCCGCAAGCTCCGCCGCCAGTATCTTGCCGGGCGCCTCGCCGAGCCAACCCTGCTTTGCTACCGGCAGAGCCCCGCGCGGGACCTGGAGGCGCTTGAGGCCCTGTACGAGAGGGCCATGGCCCTCCCCGGCCCCTACTCTCCCCTGGCGGGGGCTTCCTTTCCCGTCGCCATCAAGCCCGGCAGGGTGGCCCTTTGCCTGAAGGCCAGGCAGAAAGAGTCCCGGGAACGCCTCACGGCCTTCATCGAGAAGGTCCTGGAGATGCCGGACTTCGTCATGCAGATGAAGCGAAGGGCCCGGGAGAAGAAAGCACAGGAGAAGAGGCCCGAGCCGGGCAGGAAGTACCTTCTTTTGAAGGGAGCCCTCTTTGAGCTCGACCCCGAAATGGAGGAGCTTCTGAGGCACAACGGCGGCATCCCGGGCGCGGTGCTGGTGGACGGCTCGGAGCTTGGGGGCGGCGAGAGTGTCATGGACTTGCGCTCCCTGGTGGAGGAGGAGGCCGAGGCGCCCGAGGTCGCCCGCCCGGCCCGGGGCGGCATCCCCTATGACGAGTGGGACTATAGGCGGGGCGCGTACCGGAAGGGCTGGTGCACCCTCTACGAGCACGACGTCCATCCCGTGCGGGAGCCCTTCGTCGAGAAGACCCTGAGAAAGTACGGCGGGTACATAACGGTGCTCAGGAACAGGTTCGAGATGCTCAGGGCGGAGACCCGCATCCTCAAGCGTCAGAAGGACGGGGAGGGCATAGACATAGACGCGGCCGTGGAGGCCCTGGCCGATGCCAGGGCGGGGCTTTCGCCCTCGGAAAACGTCTTTACCAAGCTCGTGCGCGAGGAGCGCAACATCGCCGTCCTGTTCCTCCTGGACATGAGCGGCTCGACCAAGGGATGGATAAACGAGTCCGAGAAAGAGGCCCTGGTCCTGATGAGCGAGGCCCTCGAGTCCCTGGGAGACCGCTACGCCATCTACGGGTTTTCCGGCATTACCCGCAACAGGGCGGACTTCTACAGGGTGAAGAGCTTCGGGGAGTCTTACGGCGAGGAGGTCAAGCGGCGCATAGCCGGCATCGAGCCCAAGGACTACACGCGCATGGGCCCGGCCCTGCGGCATGCCACCAGAATTCTCCGTGCCGTGGAGGCTCGCACCAAACTCCTCATCACCCTGAGCGACGGCAAGCCCGAGGACTACGACGCCTACAAGGGGGCCTACGGCATCGAGGACACCCGGCGCTCCCTCATCGAAGCCAAGCAGCAGGGCATACATTCCTTCTGCATCACCATCGACAGGGAGGCCCACGAATACCTCCCCCACATGTACGGCGAGGTCAACTACACCTACATAGACGACGTCCGCAAGCTCCCCGGCAAGATGACCGACATCTATACGAGACTCACCACGTAGCCCCACGCCCCTGCCGCAAACCGTCATTCTGGACGATTTGCGGCAAGGACGCCCGCCCCAGGGCACGAAGCCCGGAGGCGGAAAATCCATCGGGCGTGCGGGCTTCCGTGCCCCACCCGGCCCCCACTCCCCCGAGTATGGAAATTGCATCTTGAAAAGGAATCATGCACTGGCGTGCCTTGCTCATACCGGCCCTGGCCCTTTTTCTTCTTGCCGGCTGCGGCGGGACCGGCACCCGGCATGACCTCCCTCTCCGGGAGGGGACACCCGCGCCCGCCGCCCTGGTCAGAGACGGCTCGCCCCGTGATGCACACACCGTGGAGGCGCTGCTTGAGCAGTACAGGGAATGGAAGGGCGTGCCGTACAGGTACGGCGGGCTCAGCAAGGCGGGAGTGGACTGCTCCGGGTTCATCTACATCACCTTGAGAAAGGTCTTCGGCCTCTCCGCGCCGCGGACAACCAGGGAATTGCTCCGCTACGGGCAGCCCGTCCAGAGGGCCCAGCTCGCGGCCGGGGACCTGGTCTTCTTCAGGACAAGGCACAAGGTGCGGCACGTGGGCATTTACCTCGGGGACGGCGCCTTCATCCACGCCTCCACGAGCAGCGGGGTCATGCTGTCGAGGCTTGACGAACCTTACTGGAACCGCGCCTTCTGGCTGGCGCGGCGGCTGCCTGGCGTGACGGTCGGAGAAGTCTCTCCCTGAAATTTCTTTACACCCCGCATCATCATGGGTATAATCTCCTTGGTGATAGAACGGAAGGTCCTATACTTCGAGAAGCCCGGGAAGGTCAATACCCAGGCGTGCCTCGATGTGGTGCGTCGCGTGGTCCAGGAGGACGGTTTCAAGAACGTGGTCCTGGCCTCCACGACGGGAGACACGGGGCTCATGTTTGCAGAGGGCCTGAAGGGCGGCGGGGCCAACCTCATAG of the Nitrospirota bacterium genome contains:
- a CDS encoding NlpC/P60 family protein — encoded protein: MHWRALLIPALALFLLAGCGGTGTRHDLPLREGTPAPAALVRDGSPRDAHTVEALLEQYREWKGVPYRYGGLSKAGVDCSGFIYITLRKVFGLSAPRTTRELLRYGQPVQRAQLAAGDLVFFRTRHKVRHVGIYLGDGAFIHASTSSGVMLSRLDEPYWNRAFWLARRLPGVTVGEVSP